Proteins encoded within one genomic window of Marasmius oreades isolate 03SP1 chromosome 4, whole genome shotgun sequence:
- the PMM1 gene encoding Phosphomannomutase 1 (BUSCO:EOG09263YFH) has translation MVSSDFADRPHKKLVLFDVDGPLTPARQAAHPDMINALRELRKKAVIGFVGGSDLVKISEQLSVAGSKAIDNFDYAFAENGLIAYKMGKPLASQSFIKLLGEEKYKPLVNFILHYIADLDIPIKRGTFVEFRNGMINVSPIGRNATIAERHEFEAYDKVHGVRAAFVKVLKEKFPDYGLTFSIGGQISFDVFPTGWDKTYCLRHVEDEDFEEIHFFGDKTHPGGNDYEIFLDERTIGHTAQTYQDTIDVLKKLFP, from the exons ATGGTCTCTTCTGACTTTGCAGACAGGCCTCACAAGAAACTCGTCTTGTTCGATGTTGATGGCCCTCTCACTCCTGCTCGCCAG GCTGCACACCCAGACATGATCAACGCTCTTCGAGAACTCAGGAAGAAAGCGGTCATTGGTTTTGTTGGGGGTTCTGATCTTGTCAAGATTTCTGAGCAGCTGTCTGTCGCGGGCAGTAAAG CCATTGACAACTTTGATTATGCATTTGCTGAGAACGGATTGATCGCGTACAAAATGGGTAAACCGCTTGCATCTCAGTCATTCATCAAGCTTCTGGGTGAAGAGAAATATAAACCCCTCGTCAACTTTATACTCCACTACATTGCTGACTTGGATATACCCATCAAACG CGGGACGTTTGTGGAATTTAGGAACGGGATGATCAATGTCAGTCCTATTGGTCGTAACGCAAC CATTGCAGAACGACATGAGTTCGAGGCGTAtgacaag GTGCATGGTGTCAGAGCGGCATTCGTCAAGGTACTGAAGGAAAAGTTTCCCGATTACGGATTGACGTTTTCCATCGGTGGACAAATATCCTTCGATGTATTCCCAACGGGCTGGGACAAGACGTATTGTTTACGCcatgtcgaagatgaagacttTGAAGAGATACACTTCTTTGGTGACAAAACTCACCCG GGAGGTAATGACTATGAAATCTTCCTCGACGAAAGAACGATTGGACATACCGCTCAGACGTACCAAGACACGATCGACGTGTTGAAGAAACTGTTTCCTTGA
- the POL3 gene encoding DNA-directed DNA polymerase delta has translation MAGPLTSSTINMPNLKTRSKPELDSEPASKKRKIETPSFSQTRSQPSFADVLEKLKEETGEAPETEGGANCWSRPSLPSINERRDKIVFQQIDIEDHYGDGPPIMRMYGVTETGHSVLAHVTGFLPYFYIAQPRAFQEEDLEAFRQYLNSLTGESAVLIVEIVKRRTLWGYRGDDMVPFIKITVSSPKWVPKVRGVFERNECNFRNAFPVRVGESYPTFESNVVFTLRYMIDTKVVGMNWIEVPAGKYKLVAREKKKSHCQIEIEMKWNDFVSHEPEGEWSKIAPLRILSFDIECAGRKGVFPEASKDPVIQIANMVTRQGDSQPFVRNVFTLNSCSHIIGSQVLSFQDESEMLVAWRDFVSEVDPDLVIGYNISNFDFPYLMDRAEALKAKKFPYLGRLKNVQTKMKDTHFSSKAYGQRDSKETILDGRLQLDVLQFMQREHKLRSYSLNSVCAQFLGEQKEDVHHSVITELQNGTSESRRRLAVYCLKDAYLPQRLLDKLMCFVNYIEMARVTGVPFNFLLSRGQSIKVLSQLFRRANEDGYLIPALKGEGSDEQYEGATVIEPRKGFYDVPIATLDFSSLYPSIMMAHNLCYTTLLDKPTIERLKLDKDIDYIQTPNNDYFATTTRRKGLLPAILEDLIAARKRAKADLKKETDPFKRAVLDGRQLALKISANSVYGFTGATIGKLPCLPISSSVTAYGRQMIERTRTEVEAEYSVANGHAYDATVIYGDTDSVMVRFGPKDLETVMKLGSQAADFVTVKFVKPIKLEFEKVYFPYLLISKKRYAGLYWTRPEKYDKMDSKGIETVRRDNCRLVSTVIETCLHKMLIDRDVPGAEAYVKQTISDLLQNKVDMSQLVITKALSKSDYAAKQAHVELAERMKQRDAGSAPALGDRVAYVIVKGMKGAAAYEKSEDPLFVLENNIPIDTRYYLDNQLSKPLMRIFEPILGEKSSALLSGDHTRTIQIATPTVGGLMKFAVKTITCLGCKTPLRANNSLNKDGAVCKNCRPRMAELYQKQVTQASELQVRFSRLWTQCQRCQGSLHQDVLCSSKDCPIFYMRKKAQKDVEDANVVLERFDTDVW, from the exons ATGGCAGGTCCGCTCACATCTTCAACTATTAACATGCCAAATTTGAAAACAAG ATCAAAACCAGAGCTTGATTCTGAGCCAGCATCCAAGAAGCGAAAAATAGAAACTCCATCGTTCTCGCAAACTAGGTCTCAGCCTTCATTTGCGGATGTCCTtgagaagttgaaggaggAGACAGGCGAGGCGCCTG AAACAGAAGGTGGTGCTAATTGCTGGTCGCGACCATCACTCCCATCTATAAACGAACGAAGAGACAAGATTG TCTTCCAACAAATTGACATTGAAGATCATTATGGGGATGGACCACCGATCATGAGAATGTATGGTGTTACAGAG ACTGGCCATAGCGTTCTCGCACATGTCACTGGTTTCCTCCCATATTTCTATATCGCGCAACCCCGTGCTTTCCAGGAAGAAGACTTGGAAGCTTTCCGGCAATACCTCAAC AGCCTCACCGGAGAAAGTGCCGTCTTAATAGTGGAAATCGTAAAAAGGCGCACTTTATGGGGATACAGAGGAGATGACATGGTTCCATTTATCAAGATTACCGTGTCTTCACCGAAATGGGTACCGAAAGTTCGAG GCGTCTTCGAACGCAATGAATGTAACTTCAGAAATGCGTTCCCTGTTCGAGTAGGGGAATCTTATCCCACATTTGAGAGTAACGTTGTTTTTACCCTTCGGTATATGATTGACACTAAG GTTGTCGGGATGAACTGGATTGAAGTTCCGGCCGGAAAATACAAACTCGTCGCGCGAGAAAAGAAGAAGTCTCACTGTCAAATCGAGATAGAAATGAA GTGGAACGATTTTGTTTCTCACGAACCTGAGGGTGAATGGTCAAAAATAGCTCCCCTCCGCATCCTGAGCTTCGATATCGAGTGTGCGGGTCGGAAAGGTGTATTTCCTGAAGCATCGAAAGATCCGGTCATTCAGATAGCTAACATGGTCACACGTCAAG GAGATTCTCAGCCTTTCGTCCGAAATGTCTTCACTTTAAATAGCTGTTCTCATATCATCGGTTCTCAAGTTCTTTCATTCCAAGACGAGTCCGAGATGTTGGTTGCCTGGCGAGATTTCGTATCAGAGGTTGACCCCGATCTCGTTATCGGTTACAACATCTCCAATTTCGACTTTCCTTATTTGATGGATCGAGCAGAAGCACTCAAAGCCAAGAAATTTCCTTACCTTGGGCGTTTAAAGA ACGTGCAGACAAAGATGAAGGATACGCATTTCTCATCAAAAGCCTATGGCCAGCGTGATTCCAAGGAAACAATCCTGGATGGTAGACTGCAGTTGGACGTTCTCCAGTTCATGCAACGAGAGCATAAATTGCGAAGTTATTCCTTAAATTCTGTCTGTGCCCAGTTTCTTGGGGAGCAGAAGGAAGATGTGCACCATTCAGTGATCACTGAATTACAAAATGGTACCTCAGAGTCCCGTCGCCGACTGGCTGTATACTGTTTAAAG GACGCGTACCTTCCGCAACGACTGCTAGACAAGTTGATGTGCTTCGTTAACTACATCGAGATGGCCCGAGTTACCGGTGTACCGTTCAACTTTCTACTCTCCCGAGGCCAGTCGATCAAGGTTTTGTCACAGCTCTTCCGTAGAGCTAACGAAGACGGATATCTGATACCTGCCCTTAAAGGAGAAG GTTCTGATGAGCAGTATGAGGGAGCCACTGTTATCGAACCTCGTAAGGGCTTTTACGACGTGCCCATTGCAACACTGGACTTCAGTTCCTTGTACCCATCTATCATGATGGCACACAACCTATGTTATACGACTCTGTTGGATAAGCCCACTATAGAACGTCTGAAACTAGACAAGGACATTGATTACATTCAGACCCCTAATAATG ATTATTTTGCCACGACTACTAGACGAAAAGGTTTACTCCCTGCTATTCTCGAGGATCTGATCGCAGCGCGAAAGCGGGCCAAAGCCGATCTGAAAAAGGAAACcgatcccttcaagcgggcTGTTTTGGACGGGCGGCAACTTGCACTTAAG ATTAGTGCCAACTCTGTCTATGGTTTCACTGGTGCTACTATTGGAAAACTTCCGTGCCTGCCGATTTCGTCGAGTGTCACCGCGTACGGTAGACAGATGATtgagagaacgagaacg GAAGTAGAAGCAGAGTACAGTGTAGCTAACGGACACGCCTATGATGCGACCGTTATTTACGGTGACACTGACTCAGTCATGGTCCGATTTGGGCCCAAAGATTTGGAGACGGTCATGAAGCTAG GTAGCCAGGCTGCTGACTTTGTCACCGTGAAATTTGTGAAACCAATCAAGCTTGAGTTCGAAAAGGTGTACTTCCCGTATCTTCTGATCAGCAAAAAGCGATATGCGGGCCTTTACTGGACCAGACCAGAGAAATACGACAAGATGGACTCTAAGGGAATAGAG ACGGTGCGGCGAGACAATTGTCGCCTGGTGTCCACGGTCATCGAAACGTGTTTGCACAAGATGTTGATTGACCGTGATGTACCAGGCGCTGAAGC ATACGTGAAGCAAACGATATCGGACCTTCTACAGAATAAGGTTGATATGTCGCAGTTAGTCATCACGAAGGCATTGTCCAAAAGCG ACTATGCTGCCAAACAAGCCCACGTGGAACTAGCAGAACGAATGAAACAACGTGACGCTGGTTCTGCGCCTGCTTTGGGTGATCGTGTAGCATACGTAATTGTTAAGGGTATGAAGG GCGCGGCAGCGTATGAAAAGTCAGAGGACCCTCTCTTCGTTCTCGAGAACAACATACCCATTGACACCCGGTATTACCTCGATAATCAACTTTCCAAACCTCTGATGCGGATCTTTGAGCCGATTCTGGGGGAGAAATCATCTGCTCTTC TATCGGGAGACCATACGCGAACAATACAAATCGCCACTCCCACCGTGGGTGGACTAATGAAGTTTGCGGTCAAGACTATCACATGTCTTGGTTGCAAAACACCACTGAGAGCTAACAACAGCTTGAACA AGGACGGTGCTGTTTGTAAGAACTGCAGACCGCGTATGGCGGAACTCTATCAAAAGCAAGTCACACAAGCGTCAGAACTTCAAGTGAGATTCTCTCGACTGTGGACGCAATGTCAACGATGCCAGGGTTCCCTGCACCAG GACGTTTTATGTAGTAGCAAGGACTGTCCGATATTTTACATGAGAAAGAAGGCCCAAAAAGATGTAGAGGATGCTAACGTGGTGCTCGAACGATTCGATACGGACGTCTGGTAA